In Candidatus Cybelea sp., the following are encoded in one genomic region:
- a CDS encoding SRPBCC family protein yields MVLASLDKYPQVARIVRTVRIRAPQDVVIDRLQDFFSQHPKLQVKALGSSTASVEIRYYLLFDWLSIAPHREGVAFAWRPAWRGFPAFGATLTVRPSGKKTEVVLDGSYEPPGGLFGLFFDNVVGRRLAARTMDAFLKQIADNP; encoded by the coding sequence GTGGTTTTAGCGTCCCTAGACAAATATCCACAGGTGGCCCGAATAGTCCGCACGGTCCGGATCCGTGCGCCTCAGGATGTAGTGATCGATCGACTCCAAGACTTCTTCTCGCAACACCCAAAACTCCAGGTAAAGGCTTTGGGCTCATCAACCGCGAGTGTCGAGATTCGATACTACCTGTTGTTCGACTGGCTCAGCATTGCTCCGCATCGCGAGGGTGTAGCATTTGCGTGGCGTCCGGCCTGGCGCGGCTTCCCCGCATTTGGTGCCACGCTTACGGTGCGGCCCAGCGGCAAGAAAACGGAGGTCGTGCTCGACGGTTCGTATGAGCCGCCGGGCGGTCTTTTCGGGCTTTTTTTCGATAACGTCGTGGGTCGAAGACTCGCTGCGCGCACCATGGATGCGTTCCTAAAGCAGATCGCGGACAACCCCTAG
- a CDS encoding NADP-dependent oxidoreductase, translated as MKAIVIHNFGGIDEMHLEEVPVPQAGPDQVLVRVRAAGVGPWDALVRTGRSGAVEALPLTLGSDIAGTVEGTGEEIFGLTNPSFTGGYAEYAVASKESIANKPASLTFVEAASAPVVAVTAWQMLFDRAVVERGQTVLVQGAAGNVGAYAVQLAHWAGARVVAVADGRDAGYLRELGAEKTIDYHTQRFEDEVAEVDAVIDTVGGETQRRSLAVLRRGGALVSSVSRPRAELVQQYGVRGDYFIVEVRRPQLERIARLFDEGELKADVGVVLSLTDARTAHEMLAGTVAHPRGKIILKP; from the coding sequence ATGAAGGCAATCGTCATCCACAACTTCGGCGGCATCGACGAGATGCACCTCGAGGAGGTGCCGGTTCCGCAAGCCGGTCCCGATCAAGTGCTCGTGCGCGTTCGTGCGGCGGGCGTTGGACCGTGGGACGCGCTGGTTCGCACCGGCCGCAGTGGCGCAGTTGAAGCGTTACCGCTCACGCTCGGCTCCGACATCGCCGGCACCGTAGAAGGCACGGGCGAAGAGATCTTTGGCCTGACGAATCCTTCGTTTACCGGCGGCTACGCAGAATACGCGGTTGCCTCAAAAGAATCGATCGCAAACAAACCCGCCTCGCTCACGTTCGTCGAGGCCGCCTCAGCGCCGGTGGTGGCCGTCACGGCGTGGCAGATGCTTTTCGACCGTGCAGTGGTCGAGCGCGGACAGACGGTGCTCGTCCAGGGAGCGGCCGGTAATGTTGGTGCGTACGCCGTTCAGCTGGCGCACTGGGCAGGCGCGCGCGTCGTCGCGGTCGCCGACGGCAGAGACGCCGGCTATCTCCGCGAGCTCGGCGCCGAAAAGACGATCGATTATCATACCCAGCGCTTCGAAGACGAGGTCGCCGAGGTCGACGCCGTCATCGATACTGTCGGCGGAGAGACGCAGCGGCGATCGTTGGCCGTCCTCCGGCGCGGGGGCGCACTCGTCTCGAGCGTTTCGCGGCCGCGGGCCGAGCTAGTGCAGCAGTACGGCGTCCGCGGCGACTACTTTATCGTCGAGGTAAGACGCCCGCAGCTGGAACGGATCGCTCGGCTTTTCGACGAGGGCGAATTAAAAGCCGATGTCGGCGTCGTCCTCTCGCTCACAGATGCACGGACCGCGCACGAGATGCTCGCCGGCACGGTTGCGCACCCACGCGGAAAGATCATCCTAAAGCCGTAG
- a CDS encoding alpha/beta hydrolase: MPVLSIGGDKGNGVALAAQARTVAQNVTVIVLKNTGHWLMEENPQQTIAALTKFLESH; the protein is encoded by the coding sequence ATGCCCGTTCTCTCGATCGGCGGCGATAAAGGCAATGGCGTCGCGCTCGCCGCGCAAGCGCGCACGGTCGCGCAGAACGTTACCGTCATCGTTCTCAAGAATACGGGTCACTGGCTGATGGAAGAGAATCCGCAGCAGACGATCGCAGCGCTCACAAAATTTCTGGAGTCTCACTAG
- a CDS encoding retropepsin-like aspartic protease, translated as MPCDSIVYRPDDRLINIPVFVDGSQLWFDVDTGARHSVIDLAAAKRLGLPLIKPARMSGVGRGSAELLHTLPLELRAGTASVHVADPWVLDLSHTGTSRRIDGLVGADFFKEYVVRIDPNAKTIAFCRGTPVASGPAGATIPLIVTNDRFFINLRLTLPNGVAATHRVRVDTGSDDAVSDDLVRQSPTRRKSTQGVGLGTPYVDYSGVFASVQIGPYAITNVWGPSGNPPAVGMEILRRFILTFDARRGRLGLTPTARLHDPVPTPAPEH; from the coding sequence GTGCCTTGCGATAGCATCGTTTATCGGCCCGACGACCGGCTTATTAACATCCCGGTCTTCGTCGACGGCTCGCAGCTATGGTTCGACGTCGATACCGGCGCGCGCCATTCGGTCATCGACCTCGCGGCGGCTAAGCGCCTCGGCTTACCGCTGATCAAACCGGCGCGCATGTCGGGCGTGGGACGCGGCAGCGCGGAGCTGCTTCACACGTTGCCGCTCGAGTTGCGGGCCGGTACTGCGAGCGTTCACGTCGCCGACCCGTGGGTTCTCGATCTCAGCCACACTGGGACGAGCCGGCGCATCGACGGCCTCGTGGGAGCAGATTTCTTCAAAGAATACGTCGTGCGCATCGACCCGAACGCGAAGACGATCGCGTTTTGCCGCGGCACGCCGGTGGCGAGCGGTCCGGCTGGTGCGACGATTCCGCTGATCGTCACGAACGATCGCTTCTTCATCAACCTGAGACTTACACTTCCCAACGGTGTCGCGGCGACGCACCGGGTGCGGGTCGACACAGGATCCGACGATGCAGTCAGCGACGACCTCGTGCGGCAGTCGCCGACGCGACGGAAGAGCACACAGGGCGTCGGGCTCGGGACTCCGTACGTGGATTATTCCGGCGTCTTCGCGAGCGTGCAGATCGGTCCGTACGCTATAACGAACGTCTGGGGGCCCTCGGGCAATCCGCCGGCGGTGGGCATGGAGATTCTGCGCCGCTTCATCCTCACGTTCGACGCGCGTCGAGGGCGGCTCGGCCTCACACCAACTGCGCGCCTTCATGATCCCGTTCCCACTCCAGCGCCGGAGCACTGA
- a CDS encoding GntR family transcriptional regulator: protein MPTVNGGAPIRGTADQIAERVRSDIESGEFPPGSALNQMELAERFGLSRIPIREALRGLEAEGYLVYRPNKGAVVSPRPNGSELREVVEIRECLEERIMRHAVAALGDAVLARAGEALKAMNRAAGEAEVRGAHEHFHKMLFDAAGRPRMARIIGEWRFHYHLEKQKAFIRASREVHARLLDRCAAGDVEGVAACVRDEYEIIRGTLGG from the coding sequence ATGCCCACTGTCAACGGGGGCGCGCCGATTCGTGGAACCGCCGATCAGATCGCCGAGCGAGTGCGCTCCGATATCGAATCGGGCGAGTTCCCCCCCGGATCCGCCCTCAACCAGATGGAGCTGGCCGAGCGTTTTGGCTTGAGCCGCATTCCGATCCGTGAAGCGCTGCGCGGGCTCGAGGCGGAAGGCTATCTGGTCTACCGGCCCAATAAAGGCGCGGTCGTTTCGCCGCGGCCCAACGGCAGCGAACTGCGCGAGGTCGTCGAGATTCGCGAGTGCTTGGAAGAGCGCATCATGCGGCACGCAGTCGCAGCACTGGGCGATGCCGTTCTCGCGCGCGCCGGCGAGGCGTTAAAAGCGATGAATCGTGCGGCCGGCGAAGCCGAAGTGCGCGGCGCCCACGAGCATTTTCATAAGATGCTGTTCGATGCTGCCGGCCGCCCACGAATGGCGCGAATTATCGGCGAGTGGCGTTTTCACTATCATCTCGAAAAGCAAAAGGCGTTCATCCGCGCCTCGCGCGAGGTTCACGCGAGACTGCTCGATCGCTGTGCGGCAGGCGATGTCGAGGGCGTCGCCGCGTGCGTGCGCGATGAGTACGAGATCATTCGCGGTACGCTCGGCGGCTAA
- a CDS encoding alpha/beta fold hydrolase → MTTGGHGPAVVLIHGYAEDSRMWKPLAAALAQHFTVIAPDLPGIGNSAIPAGGSNMSNAARHVRDAVRALGYQRVSVVGHDIGLMVAYAYAATYPHEVQRLALMDAFLPGVTGWRAIYDSPNLWHFRFHGSTPLALVSGRERTYFDYYWNDFAPIPTIRSRLATAACTSQPTPGPGAWRPVGPTSIPFRRPPSTSHD, encoded by the coding sequence GTGACGACGGGTGGACACGGCCCTGCGGTCGTGCTGATTCACGGTTACGCCGAAGATTCTCGTATGTGGAAGCCGCTCGCGGCCGCGCTTGCGCAGCACTTTACCGTGATTGCGCCGGATCTTCCGGGAATCGGCAATTCGGCGATTCCGGCGGGCGGGTCGAACATGAGCAACGCCGCGCGACACGTTCGCGATGCCGTGCGGGCGTTGGGATACCAGCGGGTCAGCGTCGTGGGCCACGACATCGGCCTGATGGTCGCTTATGCGTATGCCGCAACGTACCCTCACGAAGTGCAGCGGCTCGCGCTGATGGACGCCTTCTTACCCGGCGTTACCGGCTGGCGCGCGATCTACGACAGTCCCAATCTTTGGCACTTCCGCTTTCACGGTTCGACGCCGCTCGCGCTTGTAAGCGGCCGCGAACGAACGTACTTCGACTATTACTGGAACGATTTTGCGCCGATCCCAACCATTCGCTCTCGCCTGGCGACCGCAGCATGTACATCGCAGCCTACTCCAGGCCCGGGCGCATGGCGGCCGGTTGGGCCTACTTCGATTCCTTTCCGCAGACCGCCGTCGACTTCGCACGACTAG
- a CDS encoding aspartyl protease family protein, producing the protein MTARLKKELALLALAALIPLRAAAQTVVPFTLSGGLVTVKATAKGLPLTMIVDLGAGVDVLSSTAARTLGVIATRRYTNWRMEGERVDADIGTLPTLSLRTLQISSAPAIIWSGLDGSGIDGLISATAFRSQPVTFDYASQQLILEDEASFAKRTRSASKVPIELADDRDISLGIFAWFDFGRGQRGLCEIDTGSQGLFLDRRFASKLGVNLDDSRLKRVQGPAGERIIATIPRVALAGAPTSTIETPKALFTNLTYDCNVGNEFWRGRAFTLDISNRALYLGGPS; encoded by the coding sequence GTGACTGCACGCTTGAAAAAAGAACTTGCGCTGTTAGCTCTGGCCGCGCTGATTCCGCTGCGCGCGGCGGCACAGACAGTCGTCCCCTTCACCTTGAGCGGCGGCCTGGTGACGGTAAAGGCAACCGCGAAGGGCTTGCCGCTGACGATGATCGTCGATCTCGGTGCCGGCGTCGACGTCCTGTCGTCGACGGCCGCACGAACGCTCGGCGTCATCGCCACTCGCCGTTACACCAACTGGCGGATGGAAGGCGAACGCGTCGACGCCGATATCGGAACGCTGCCCACGCTCTCCTTGCGAACGCTACAGATTTCCAGCGCGCCGGCCATCATTTGGAGCGGACTCGACGGCAGCGGCATTGACGGCCTAATCTCCGCGACCGCCTTTCGCAGCCAGCCGGTTACGTTCGACTATGCCTCGCAGCAGCTGATTCTCGAAGATGAGGCGTCGTTCGCAAAGCGCACGCGCTCGGCCTCGAAGGTTCCGATCGAACTTGCCGACGATCGCGACATTTCACTCGGGATCTTTGCCTGGTTCGATTTTGGGCGAGGCCAGCGCGGCCTCTGCGAAATCGATACCGGTTCGCAGGGACTCTTCCTCGACAGACGCTTCGCGTCAAAGCTCGGGGTCAACCTTGACGATTCGCGGCTCAAGCGCGTGCAGGGGCCCGCGGGGGAGCGTATTATCGCGACGATCCCACGGGTCGCTCTTGCCGGCGCGCCAACCTCCACGATCGAAACGCCGAAGGCCTTATTTACGAATCTGACCTACGACTGCAACGTCGGCAACGAGTTCTGGCGCGGACGGGCCTTCACGCTCGACATCTCGAACCGCGCGCTCTACCTAGGAGGGCCTTCATGA
- a CDS encoding serine hydrolase domain-containing protein: protein MSRFSIAALAAAFVVCLFPHPAGSASAAPSVNSASVQAAIVAAVEKDRKLFGGKTPVPGLLIGVWDSQGNAYVHGFGYADVATKRTMSAADHFRIGSNTKTFVVGVLLQLVDEGKLSLDDPLSRFSLGVTVPNAQNITVRELCDMRSGLFEAYSTPQVNKVNFKVGTTYDPRTFIRWAVEQKPYFAPNKGYKYSNTNYLLLGLIVESLTHDTVGDQITKRIIQPFGLTHTSYPTDEAMPDPWAHGYALDKQKNWEDVSNTVPVSLMGAAGCMISDMADIRTWIIAYVTGKVSKPATYKQLMNAIPTGDGNLSFGLALGESAGWYGYTGGLPGYNTADYYFPANRTFVVAWVPLQSDKPQPGVANTIFHDIAKVMTPNNVPFQMTAGKSGL from the coding sequence ATGAGCAGATTTTCAATCGCTGCCTTGGCAGCGGCCTTCGTTGTATGTCTTTTTCCGCACCCCGCCGGCAGCGCGAGCGCGGCGCCATCGGTAAACAGCGCATCGGTCCAGGCCGCGATCGTCGCGGCGGTCGAAAAGGATCGCAAGCTCTTCGGCGGCAAGACGCCGGTGCCGGGACTCCTAATTGGCGTGTGGGACAGTCAAGGGAACGCTTACGTGCATGGCTTCGGCTACGCCGATGTCGCGACGAAGCGGACGATGTCGGCCGCCGACCACTTTCGCATCGGCAGCAACACGAAAACATTCGTCGTCGGCGTACTTTTGCAGTTGGTCGACGAAGGCAAGCTGAGCCTCGACGATCCTCTGTCTCGCTTTTCGCTCGGCGTGACGGTTCCCAACGCGCAAAACATCACCGTCCGCGAGCTTTGCGACATGCGCAGCGGCCTCTTTGAGGCTTACAGCACGCCCCAAGTCAACAAGGTGAACTTCAAGGTAGGCACGACCTACGACCCGCGCACGTTCATCCGCTGGGCCGTCGAGCAGAAGCCGTACTTCGCGCCGAACAAAGGCTATAAATACAGCAACACCAACTATCTGCTGCTCGGGCTGATCGTCGAATCGCTCACGCACGATACGGTCGGCGACCAGATCACCAAGCGGATCATCCAGCCCTTCGGCCTCACGCACACGAGCTATCCGACGGATGAAGCGATGCCCGACCCGTGGGCCCACGGCTACGCCCTCGATAAACAGAAGAACTGGGAAGACGTCAGCAACACGGTTCCCGTTTCGCTGATGGGCGCGGCTGGCTGCATGATTTCGGATATGGCCGATATCCGCACCTGGATCATCGCGTACGTAACCGGCAAAGTCAGCAAACCCGCGACCTACAAACAGCTGATGAACGCGATTCCGACCGGCGACGGCAACCTTTCGTTCGGGCTCGCGCTCGGCGAGAGCGCTGGGTGGTACGGCTACACCGGCGGCTTACCAGGGTACAACACCGCCGACTACTACTTTCCCGCCAATCGCACGTTCGTCGTGGCGTGGGTGCCGCTCCAGTCCGATAAGCCGCAGCCGGGCGTCGCCAACACGATCTTTCACGATATCGCCAAGGTCATGACGCCGAACAACGTCCCCTTCCAAATGACCGCGGGGAAATCCGGGCTGTAG
- a CDS encoding penicillin acylase family protein: MGFFERPDPRLAQTADPALIGALGRTLRRHALAFAVCAATLLFAYGVNLAIGLHNTATTHGRIVAGGLWATVTVVRDRRDIPHIRARNEHDLYFAEGYVEGSDRLFQLDLTRRYAYGRLAEILGAKALLYDRMQRAVDISAIAARQLRAMSPRDRAALAAFSDGVNAAAGAQPLPIEFRILLYHPDPWTPKDSLAVSLVASLELADPWHAVFARDAVWRHRDPSCFAATFPLSDARYDVTIDGRRDDRGARPVPRECEMSTLAARPQHRAIGSNAWAAGAARSSDRRALLANDPHLDLTIPGIWYLVDLQSPQVHAAGATIPGFPGIVLGHNESLAWASTNGEMATTSVFEAGHLNKSFWVTERFGVRFAQDVHVPYYRTSGEFSVPNENDPSEIALVRWPIYSQRQSTIATVFALDRARTIGEGLRALAQYRGSPQNFLLADRSGRVAWHVAGLVPDDPAWGRYVHKARDFRRAYAPVPFVRLPQRAASRNAIFLSANNKAYRAGYPYRLSAQFEPPYRAYRIAQLMHQRRRYDAAYFARIQLDTLSPIDLEIARDVVRLARRRPDEPSDRDALALLERWNGRYSPNSEAAALEHTLRLELFDDDSALGARLDELRDSAGAPFELGQDVGGALRFAFDEHRDWREAGRLRIEHPLSPMNFDFLNGVWLPGEGDEYTIHLQEPGFAQGFRAVWDVGDWDRGGIAIPSGESGEPGSGHYTDLSRDWVKGALEALPFSRAAVTRDTAAVLLLAPR, encoded by the coding sequence GTGGGGTTTTTCGAACGGCCCGACCCGAGGCTCGCACAAACCGCCGACCCGGCGTTGATCGGCGCGCTCGGCCGCACGCTGCGGCGCCACGCCCTCGCCTTCGCCGTCTGCGCTGCGACGCTGCTCTTCGCCTACGGTGTGAATCTGGCGATTGGCCTGCATAACACGGCGACAACCCACGGCCGCATCGTGGCGGGAGGGTTGTGGGCTACGGTCACGGTCGTCCGCGACCGGCGCGATATTCCGCATATCCGGGCCCGTAACGAACACGATCTCTACTTTGCCGAAGGCTATGTCGAGGGATCGGACCGGCTTTTCCAACTCGATCTGACACGCCGGTATGCCTACGGCCGGCTCGCGGAGATCCTCGGCGCGAAAGCGCTGCTCTACGACCGTATGCAGCGCGCGGTCGACATCAGCGCGATCGCGGCACGACAACTGCGGGCCATGTCACCGCGCGATCGGGCGGCGCTCGCGGCCTTCAGCGACGGCGTCAATGCGGCGGCCGGGGCGCAGCCACTTCCAATTGAATTTCGTATTCTACTCTACCATCCGGATCCGTGGACCCCGAAGGACTCGCTCGCCGTTTCGCTCGTTGCCTCGCTCGAGCTTGCCGATCCGTGGCACGCCGTCTTTGCGCGCGACGCGGTCTGGCGGCATCGCGACCCGAGCTGTTTTGCTGCGACCTTTCCGCTCTCCGATGCACGGTACGACGTGACGATCGACGGTAGACGCGACGACAGAGGCGCGCGCCCTGTGCCACGCGAGTGCGAGATGTCGACGCTTGCGGCGCGACCCCAGCACCGCGCGATCGGCAGCAACGCGTGGGCGGCCGGCGCGGCGCGCAGCAGCGATAGGCGGGCACTGCTCGCCAACGATCCGCATCTCGACCTCACGATTCCGGGAATTTGGTATCTCGTCGACCTGCAGTCGCCGCAAGTGCACGCCGCGGGGGCAACGATTCCCGGATTTCCCGGGATCGTGCTCGGGCATAACGAGAGCCTGGCGTGGGCCTCGACCAACGGCGAGATGGCGACGACGAGCGTCTTTGAGGCGGGGCATCTCAACAAGTCATTTTGGGTTACGGAGCGGTTCGGCGTCCGCTTCGCGCAGGACGTGCACGTGCCATACTACCGAACCTCCGGCGAATTCTCGGTGCCGAACGAGAACGATCCTTCGGAGATCGCGCTCGTCCGCTGGCCGATCTATTCGCAGCGACAGTCGACGATTGCTACCGTCTTCGCGCTCGATCGCGCGCGGACTATCGGCGAGGGGCTGCGGGCGCTGGCGCAGTACCGCGGATCGCCGCAAAACTTTCTCCTCGCCGATCGCAGCGGACGGGTAGCCTGGCACGTTGCGGGCCTGGTTCCCGACGATCCGGCCTGGGGACGTTACGTGCACAAGGCGCGCGACTTTCGCCGCGCGTACGCGCCGGTGCCGTTCGTGCGGCTGCCGCAGCGCGCGGCGTCGCGCAATGCAATTTTCCTATCGGCAAACAACAAGGCGTATCGCGCCGGCTATCCGTATCGTCTCTCCGCGCAATTCGAGCCGCCGTACCGCGCCTATCGCATCGCGCAGCTGATGCACCAACGCCGCCGGTACGACGCGGCGTACTTCGCGCGCATCCAACTCGATACGCTCTCGCCGATCGATCTGGAAATCGCGCGCGACGTCGTGCGCCTGGCGCGCAGGCGCCCTGACGAGCCGAGCGACCGCGACGCGCTGGCGCTGCTCGAACGCTGGAACGGGCGCTATTCGCCAAACTCCGAAGCGGCCGCGCTCGAACATACGCTCCGGCTGGAACTTTTCGATGACGATTCGGCGCTGGGCGCGCGTTTGGACGAGCTGCGCGACTCCGCCGGCGCGCCCTTCGAGCTGGGCCAAGACGTCGGCGGCGCCTTACGCTTTGCCTTCGACGAACATCGCGATTGGCGCGAGGCCGGCCGCCTGCGCATCGAACACCCGCTCTCGCCGATGAACTTTGACTTCCTCAACGGCGTGTGGCTGCCGGGCGAAGGAGATGAGTATACGATACACCTTCAAGAGCCCGGTTTCGCGCAGGGCTTCCGCGCCGTGTGGGACGTCGGCGATTGGGATCGCGGCGGGATCGCGATTCCGAGCGGCGAGTCGGGGGAGCCCGGCTCGGGCCACTACACCGATCTCTCGCGCGACTGGGTGAAAGGCGCCCTCGAAGCGCTCCCGTTTAGCCGCGCGGCCGTGACGCGAGATACGGCGGCGGTTCTTCTGCTCGCACCGCGCTAA
- the sigJ gene encoding RNA polymerase sigma factor SigJ, with product MIDQRAERFETLRPELVRHAYRMLGEYGEAEDVAQDAYLRWSAALDSTQVEDEHALARTIVTRLCLDRLRSARAKREVYVGPWLPEPVISEGNENPEAAATMADDISFALLLALERLAPLERAAFLLHDVLDVPFDEVASTLGRAEPAVRKLASRAREHVRDSSRHSRTDPAELRRVRDAFLAALQNDDPALLAQLLTEDVVFTSDGGGKVPAAAAPLVGRERVTRLLFGLKEKGWRQILRTELVMLNGLPGILTFNKDGMQDVIALEIVDGLVAAMYVVRNPEKFRGVTASPTTARISPRSFGRGRCSAS from the coding sequence ATGATCGACCAGCGCGCCGAGCGCTTCGAGACCCTGCGCCCGGAACTCGTGCGACACGCGTACCGGATGCTGGGCGAGTACGGCGAGGCCGAGGACGTCGCGCAGGATGCGTACTTGCGCTGGAGCGCAGCGCTCGACTCGACGCAGGTCGAGGACGAGCACGCGCTCGCGCGGACGATCGTTACGCGCCTCTGCCTCGACCGTCTGCGCTCGGCGCGCGCGAAGCGGGAGGTTTACGTTGGCCCGTGGCTTCCGGAACCGGTCATTTCCGAGGGTAACGAGAATCCCGAGGCGGCGGCGACGATGGCCGACGACATTTCATTCGCGCTGCTGCTGGCACTCGAACGTCTGGCGCCGCTCGAACGGGCGGCGTTTCTGCTGCACGACGTGCTCGACGTGCCGTTCGACGAAGTAGCGTCGACGCTGGGGCGGGCCGAGCCGGCGGTGCGCAAACTTGCGTCGCGTGCCCGCGAGCACGTGCGCGATTCGAGCCGCCACTCACGCACCGATCCTGCCGAGCTGCGGCGCGTGCGCGACGCGTTTCTCGCAGCGCTGCAAAACGACGATCCGGCGCTGCTCGCGCAGCTGCTCACCGAGGACGTCGTCTTCACCAGCGACGGAGGCGGTAAGGTTCCGGCGGCTGCGGCTCCGCTGGTCGGACGCGAGCGCGTGACCCGTCTGCTCTTCGGCTTGAAAGAGAAGGGCTGGCGGCAGATCCTGCGGACGGAGCTCGTGATGCTCAACGGCCTGCCGGGCATCCTCACTTTCAACAAGGACGGGATGCAGGACGTCATCGCTTTGGAGATCGTCGATGGGCTGGTTGCCGCGATGTACGTCGTGCGGAATCCGGAAAAATTCAGAGGGGTTACCGCGAGTCCTACTACAGCCCGGATTTCCCCGCGGTCATTTGGAAGGGGACGTTGTTCGGCGTCATGA
- a CDS encoding alpha/beta hydrolase, with translation MTNDTTTNATRPIVLIHGLFLNWQSWENWTERYRARGFTVFTPGWPGLDKTVEELRADPTPLTQQSIENIVDYLDAFVRKLEEPPIIMGHSFGGLFAQLLAYRGLGSAIVGVDPTAPAGVLELPFSTLKGSAPVLANPFNIAKATMLTPEQFQYAFTNTLTDDESKKLYDRYAIACADRVLFEGAFENFAPHSPARIDVKADRPPILLIAGGEDHLVPADYTRKTWDLIAESPSMTAFKEFPGRPHFTGAVLGWEAVADYALEWGLSPTASSPYSEAILT, from the coding sequence ATGACAAACGATACTACAACCAACGCCACGCGCCCGATCGTGCTCATCCACGGCCTGTTCCTGAACTGGCAGAGCTGGGAGAACTGGACGGAGCGTTACCGCGCGCGGGGTTTTACGGTCTTCACTCCGGGCTGGCCCGGCCTCGACAAGACCGTTGAAGAGCTGCGCGCCGATCCCACACCGCTCACGCAGCAGAGCATCGAAAACATCGTCGATTATCTCGACGCGTTCGTTCGCAAACTCGAGGAGCCGCCGATCATTATGGGCCATTCATTCGGCGGCCTCTTCGCACAGCTGCTTGCCTACCGCGGCCTCGGCAGCGCGATCGTCGGCGTCGATCCGACCGCCCCGGCAGGCGTCCTGGAGCTGCCTTTCTCGACGCTCAAGGGCTCCGCTCCCGTGCTGGCCAATCCTTTCAACATCGCAAAGGCAACGATGCTGACGCCCGAACAATTCCAGTACGCCTTCACCAATACGCTCACCGATGATGAGAGCAAGAAGCTCTACGACCGCTACGCGATTGCTTGCGCGGATCGGGTGCTGTTCGAGGGCGCGTTCGAAAACTTCGCGCCGCATTCGCCGGCGCGCATCGACGTCAAGGCCGACCGGCCGCCGATTCTGCTGATCGCCGGCGGCGAGGATCACTTGGTTCCGGCCGACTACACCCGCAAAACCTGGGATCTCATCGCGGAATCGCCGTCGATGACCGCGTTCAAAGAGTTTCCCGGACGCCCACACTTCACCGGCGCCGTCCTGGGCTGGGAAGCCGTCGCCGATTACGCGCTCGAGTGGGGGCTTTCACCGACGGCATCCTCGCCGTACAGCGAAGCGATCCTTACCTAA
- a CDS encoding alpha/beta hydrolase: MMAYLTLRDGTELYYKDWGTGQPVLFSHGWPLDADAWEDQMLFLAARGFRCIAHDRRGNGRSSQPWNGNDMDTFADDVDELVRTLDLPDFIHVGHSTGGGEVARYIGRHGTSRVSKAVLIGAVPPIMLKSDTNPGGLPMEAFDQLRASVQADRSQFFKDLSAPFYGANREGAKVSQGLRDSFWMQGMLAGLKACYDCIKAFSETDFTEDLKKIDVPTLLIHGDDDQIVPFADSAPLSLKLIPNARLEVYKGAPHGLCSTMKDRVNADLLTFFGAPVAAREVSLN, translated from the coding sequence ATGATGGCATATCTGACGCTCCGTGACGGAACCGAGCTCTACTACAAAGACTGGGGCACGGGACAGCCCGTATTATTTAGCCACGGCTGGCCGCTCGATGCCGACGCCTGGGAGGATCAAATGCTCTTCCTGGCGGCACGAGGGTTTCGCTGCATCGCGCACGATCGCCGGGGAAACGGCCGTTCGAGCCAGCCCTGGAATGGCAACGACATGGATACCTTCGCCGATGACGTCGACGAACTCGTACGCACGCTCGATCTGCCCGACTTCATTCACGTCGGCCATTCAACGGGCGGCGGCGAGGTCGCGCGCTATATTGGCCGGCACGGAACCAGCCGAGTCTCAAAGGCCGTTCTGATCGGCGCGGTTCCGCCGATCATGCTCAAGAGCGATACGAACCCCGGCGGATTACCGATGGAAGCCTTCGACCAGCTCCGCGCCTCGGTGCAAGCCGATCGCTCGCAGTTCTTTAAAGACTTGAGCGCGCCGTTCTACGGTGCGAATCGCGAAGGCGCGAAAGTCTCGCAGGGGCTGCGCGACTCGTTCTGGATGCAGGGAATGCTGGCCGGCCTCAAAGCTTGCTACGACTGCATCAAAGCGTTTTCGGAGACCGACTTCACCGAGGATCTCAAAAAGATCGACGTGCCGACGCTGCTCATTCACGGTGACGACGATCAGATCGTTCCGTTCGCCGACTCGGCGCCACTCTCACTGAAACTAATCCCCAATGCGCGTTTGGAAGTGTACAAGGGTGCACCGCACGGGCTCTGTTCGACGATGAAGGATCGCGTCAACGCCGACCTGCTCACCTTCTTCGGCGCGCCGGTCGCCGCCCGGGAGGTCTCTCTCAACTAG